In Bythopirellula goksoeyrii, a single window of DNA contains:
- a CDS encoding sulfatase family protein, protein MKPTLSFILPVGLCLPLIASEPSRPNIVLIISDDQAWTDYGFMGHPSVQTPHLDELASRSLLFDRGYVAAPLCRPSLATMLTGLYPFQHGITGNDVDGHNNRAVLDKSLRESFYKQPNFIQMLSLNGYLTHQSGKWWEGSYQDGGFTHGMTHGDPARNGRHGDMGLKIGREGMQPVTDFIDLALDQQKPFFLWYAPLLPHEPHNPPQRLLEKYNKPDLAADVAKYYATCEWFDETCGELLGYLKKKGVADNTVVLYICDNGWAAPSTNADDPNQKLWKAYAQRSKSSPYEKGIRTPIMISWPGHLEAGRMVDFAHAIDLFPTIAAVAGIEIPANLPGINLLDAEARKDRKQVFGVCYSTHNVTIGSPDDTLQYLWCVEDQWKLIVRYNGKDTTQYRNLHEWDSAPFHLYHLRDDPHEEKDLAGEHPDIVDRLTQAIEDWRNRTLPLAETKRDLTPRK, encoded by the coding sequence ATGAAACCTACTCTCAGCTTCATACTGCCAGTTGGGCTGTGCTTGCCTTTGATTGCTTCTGAACCAAGCAGACCCAATATCGTTCTAATCATCAGCGATGATCAGGCTTGGACCGACTACGGATTCATGGGACATCCCTCGGTTCAAACTCCTCATCTTGATGAATTGGCGAGTCGTAGTTTATTGTTCGATCGCGGTTATGTGGCGGCTCCCCTCTGCCGGCCTTCGTTGGCTACTATGCTGACGGGGCTTTATCCATTTCAGCACGGAATAACGGGAAACGACGTCGACGGGCACAATAATCGAGCTGTGCTGGATAAGTCATTACGCGAAAGCTTCTACAAGCAGCCTAACTTTATCCAGATGTTATCTTTAAACGGTTACTTGACCCATCAATCAGGCAAATGGTGGGAAGGATCTTATCAGGATGGTGGCTTCACTCATGGCATGACTCATGGTGACCCGGCACGCAATGGCCGTCACGGAGACATGGGTCTCAAGATCGGACGCGAAGGAATGCAACCAGTGACAGACTTCATCGATTTGGCACTCGATCAGCAGAAGCCTTTCTTCCTCTGGTATGCACCTCTTCTGCCACATGAGCCGCACAATCCGCCTCAGCGGCTGCTTGAAAAGTACAATAAACCAGACCTCGCTGCAGACGTTGCCAAATACTATGCCACGTGCGAATGGTTCGATGAAACTTGCGGAGAGTTGCTAGGTTACCTTAAGAAGAAGGGGGTCGCGGATAACACTGTGGTACTTTACATCTGCGATAACGGCTGGGCAGCGCCGAGTACCAATGCCGACGATCCGAATCAAAAACTCTGGAAAGCCTATGCACAGCGATCCAAGAGTTCACCCTACGAAAAAGGTATCCGCACTCCCATCATGATCTCATGGCCGGGACACTTGGAGGCGGGGAGGATGGTAGACTTCGCCCATGCCATCGACCTCTTCCCTACCATAGCCGCGGTGGCAGGCATCGAGATCCCCGCAAACCTGCCTGGAATCAATCTGTTGGATGCCGAGGCCCGAAAGGACCGCAAGCAAGTCTTCGGCGTCTGTTATTCGACCCACAATGTGACGATTGGCAGTCCTGACGACACTTTGCAATATCTGTGGTGCGTGGAGGATCAGTGGAAATTGATTGTGCGGTACAATGGCAAGGACACGACTCAATACCGTAACCTGCACGAGTGGGACAGTGCTCCATTTCATCTCTACCATTTGCGAGATGATCCGCACGAAGAAAAAGATCTTGCCGGAGAACATCCGGATATTGTAGATCGCTTAACACAAGCGATCGAAGACTGGCGGAATCGAACCCTTCCACTCGCAGAAACAAAGAGGGATTTGACTCCGAGAAAATGA
- a CDS encoding DUF1559 domain-containing protein — MSLTLTSRKCLRQRRKGFTLVELLVVIAIIGVLVALLLPAIQAAREAARRMQCQNNLHNLALAVLNYESQNKALPPSIELPVVNNKVELKATGSRLSWIVRILPFIEQQGLYDQFDLDELAFQQDANLAPETKFIQMLLCPTDQAQGRSFTSNVLVFNKVFAKGNYAAFVSPEHSQCMALAKGALINEEQSLSNVRDGTSNTLMLSEVRTREDQLDSRGAWALAWPGSSLLATDMHSTTSNVRICNQSNPPDYVPNPIWEEFVMTPNAQGLKADDLYICNSIMSTAAALEGMPCKSISNSETIAASRSLHFGGVNSANIDGSVRWVVDEIDPVIYGSLVCINDGLVLQE, encoded by the coding sequence ATGTCTTTAACACTCACCTCACGCAAGTGTCTCCGCCAGCGACGCAAGGGCTTCACTCTTGTGGAACTTCTTGTAGTGATCGCAATTATCGGGGTCTTGGTAGCCCTGTTACTCCCTGCGATCCAGGCGGCCCGTGAGGCGGCTCGACGCATGCAATGTCAGAACAATTTGCACAACCTCGCCTTGGCTGTGCTCAATTATGAAAGCCAAAACAAGGCATTGCCACCTTCGATTGAGTTACCCGTGGTCAATAACAAAGTCGAACTGAAGGCCACCGGTTCGCGACTCAGTTGGATCGTCCGTATCTTGCCATTTATCGAACAGCAAGGACTGTACGATCAGTTTGATTTGGATGAACTCGCCTTCCAACAAGATGCGAATTTGGCACCTGAAACAAAGTTTATCCAGATGCTCCTATGCCCTACGGATCAGGCGCAAGGAAGATCATTCACGTCGAACGTCCTAGTATTCAACAAGGTTTTTGCCAAGGGCAATTACGCTGCGTTCGTCAGTCCCGAACATTCCCAGTGCATGGCTCTAGCCAAGGGTGCCCTGATTAACGAGGAACAATCCCTCTCAAACGTACGGGATGGCACCTCCAATACCTTGATGCTCTCCGAAGTTCGTACCCGTGAAGATCAGCTCGATTCGCGCGGTGCGTGGGCGCTCGCCTGGCCAGGATCCAGCCTGCTTGCCACGGACATGCATTCTACCACTTCCAATGTGCGGATATGCAATCAGTCGAATCCCCCTGATTACGTGCCGAACCCGATCTGGGAGGAATTTGTTATGACGCCCAACGCCCAAGGCCTTAAAGCCGATGACCTTTATATATGCAACAGCATTATGTCAACGGCAGCCGCTCTCGAAGGAATGCCTTGCAAGAGTATTAGCAACAGCGAAACGATCGCTGCCTCGCGCAGCCTGCATTTCGGAGGGGTCAATAGCGCGAACATCGATGGGAGCGTCCGCTGGGTAGTCGACGAAATTGACCCTGTTATCTATGGCAGTCTGGTGTGTATTAATGACGGATTGGTTCTTCAGGAATAG
- a CDS encoding ThuA domain-containing protein: MRFKYLILVLLLFVFGPACAMGEEHTFSMPEYAEGEVPPARSHEEVERLLAGAKPLVEEEPLRVVLVAGPKDHDLGEHDYPNWQKVWSRMLACVKHTKVDTAWEFPDEKQIDAADVLVFYQRGRWNDERAAAIDPFLARGGGAVYIHWAVDGRGGEQEMAKRIGLASLGGSIGYRHGPIHVDFSHNPHHPIARNLTEVDWVDESYWRLRGDPSQISLLGTGVEEGEPRPLFWTVEHGRGRVFVSIPGHYMWTFDDPIFRAVLLRGIAWAGRRNVDRFNELVTLDARID, from the coding sequence ATGCGTTTCAAGTATCTGATTCTCGTACTTCTGCTATTCGTGTTCGGTCCAGCTTGTGCCATGGGCGAGGAACACACATTCAGCATGCCTGAGTATGCCGAAGGGGAAGTTCCTCCTGCTCGTTCCCATGAGGAGGTCGAAAGACTTCTGGCCGGAGCGAAGCCTCTTGTAGAGGAGGAACCTCTTCGCGTCGTGTTGGTGGCCGGTCCGAAAGATCACGACTTAGGTGAGCACGATTATCCGAATTGGCAAAAAGTCTGGTCGCGCATGTTGGCCTGCGTTAAGCATACCAAGGTCGATACTGCATGGGAGTTTCCCGACGAGAAACAGATCGACGCGGCGGACGTGCTCGTCTTTTACCAACGTGGACGTTGGAACGACGAAAGAGCAGCGGCAATCGATCCTTTCCTGGCGCGTGGAGGAGGAGCCGTCTACATCCATTGGGCCGTCGATGGCCGGGGTGGCGAACAAGAGATGGCCAAGCGAATTGGTCTGGCGTCTCTTGGTGGTTCCATCGGATATCGTCACGGTCCGATTCACGTCGACTTCAGTCATAATCCCCATCACCCGATCGCGCGGAATCTCACCGAAGTTGATTGGGTCGACGAGAGTTATTGGCGCCTTCGAGGGGATCCTTCACAAATCTCTCTCCTGGGGACAGGTGTTGAGGAGGGAGAGCCCCGCCCCTTGTTTTGGACCGTTGAGCACGGACGCGGACGGGTGTTCGTTTCGATCCCTGGGCACTACATGTGGACCTTTGACGATCCAATTTTCCGGGCAGTCCTCTTGCGCGGCATCGCTTGGGCAGGAAGGAGAAACGTTGACCGTTTCAATGAACTGGTTACTCTCGACGCACGGATTGACTGA
- a CDS encoding DUF1559 domain-containing protein, which translates to MKQSTKLFTPRTGFTLVELLVVIAIIGVLVALLLPAIQAAREAARRSQCLNNLKQLGLGSLNHESTHGFYPTGGWSYDWGPDPDRGFGEDQPAGWMYGLLPFIEQQNLRNLGSGTTIGSAAHQAAMTSLFQTNVAGYRCPTRGGAALPLSVWNPTVKNVGSWVRSMSTTSGIMRGDYAGNSGTSFVWDGAEWFGSAPSATNGDYTAVDAYISTRMSQLPTNSCEPATGFAGLLYKRCQSGVIHVRSEISLNQIEDGTSNTYLIGERYMQPAEYNGAASSSDPGYSLSSNQSAYCGYEWDNQRKAWNPDPIVEAANLAELRQPRADTDNFESTSIFGSAHPGAFNMVYCDGSVRSISYDVDKFVHSYSASRLDGQVIPQ; encoded by the coding sequence ATGAAGCAATCCACCAAGTTGTTTACTCCCCGAACCGGTTTCACCTTGGTAGAGCTATTGGTGGTAATCGCCATCATCGGGGTGCTGGTGGCACTTCTGCTACCCGCCATCCAGGCCGCTAGAGAGGCTGCCCGACGAAGCCAATGCTTGAATAACCTCAAGCAATTGGGATTGGGTTCGCTCAACCATGAGAGTACTCACGGTTTTTATCCCACGGGGGGATGGAGTTACGATTGGGGGCCTGATCCGGATCGTGGCTTTGGCGAAGACCAGCCTGCTGGATGGATGTACGGACTTCTGCCGTTTATCGAACAACAAAACTTACGCAATTTGGGATCGGGAACGACAATCGGCTCCGCCGCCCATCAAGCAGCAATGACTTCTCTATTTCAAACGAATGTTGCTGGGTACCGATGCCCCACGCGCGGCGGTGCGGCTTTGCCTCTTTCAGTTTGGAATCCAACCGTGAAGAATGTCGGTTCCTGGGTGCGGAGTATGTCTACTACCTCGGGTATCATGAGAGGTGACTATGCGGGTAATTCGGGAACATCGTTTGTTTGGGACGGTGCCGAGTGGTTCGGTAGTGCCCCCTCTGCAACCAACGGTGACTACACAGCTGTCGATGCATATATAAGTACTAGAATGTCTCAACTACCTACTAATTCTTGTGAACCAGCTACCGGATTTGCCGGGCTTCTTTACAAGCGCTGCCAGAGTGGCGTCATCCACGTTCGTAGCGAGATCTCCCTGAATCAAATTGAGGATGGCACCTCAAATACTTACTTGATCGGTGAAAGGTATATGCAACCAGCAGAATACAATGGAGCCGCTAGTTCGAGTGATCCGGGATATTCACTCAGCTCAAACCAATCTGCCTACTGTGGATATGAATGGGACAATCAGCGCAAAGCATGGAATCCGGATCCAATTGTGGAAGCCGCCAATCTCGCTGAATTGCGTCAACCTCGTGCCGATACGGATAATTTTGAGTCCACCTCTATCTTTGGTAGTGCTCATCCTGGGGCATTCAACATGGTTTACTGCGATGGATCAGTTCGCTCGATCAGCTATGACGTGGACAAGTTTGTCCACAGTTACTCGGCGAGTCGATTGGATGGCCAAGTGATTCCCCAATAG
- a CDS encoding PEP-CTERM sorting domain-containing protein: MKNRFVPILSAMLVAAASSSAWAALFTQNFDVDDTANWTVNNGPSDEAHDIFFDYSTVGIPSAPNSAGTTRGMKLQANLTDGIFSGMSVSPNGQSFSGDYVVEFDAWANFNGPFPGGGSGSTNLATFGIGTTGTTAQWAGGVQDSVWFAATGDGGSSADWRAYSTAASTSYAEGDPIYAAASRNAPDPYYAGFGNLASPAAQLGLFPQQTGNTQVGTFGMAWHEVSIKKLGTTATWSVDGTLIATIDLTTVTLGGDNIFFGHSDINATSSSDANDAALLFTLIDNVNVDAIPEPASFALLGLSLFGLVAAGRKRS; the protein is encoded by the coding sequence ATGAAGAATCGATTTGTACCTATCCTTAGTGCAATGCTTGTTGCAGCGGCCAGTAGCTCCGCATGGGCTGCGCTTTTTACCCAAAACTTTGATGTCGATGACACTGCTAACTGGACCGTCAACAACGGCCCAAGCGATGAGGCGCACGACATCTTTTTCGACTACAGTACCGTCGGTATCCCTTCTGCACCTAATTCTGCCGGCACGACCCGCGGAATGAAGCTGCAAGCAAATCTTACCGATGGCATATTTTCCGGCATGAGCGTATCGCCTAATGGACAAAGTTTCTCCGGCGATTACGTGGTGGAATTTGATGCTTGGGCCAACTTCAATGGTCCTTTCCCTGGTGGCGGCAGTGGTTCGACCAATCTAGCGACCTTTGGAATCGGTACGACTGGAACAACTGCTCAATGGGCCGGCGGCGTCCAAGATAGTGTCTGGTTTGCTGCTACTGGCGATGGCGGCTCATCGGCCGATTGGCGCGCCTATTCGACGGCTGCTTCCACTTCATACGCTGAGGGCGATCCCATTTATGCGGCGGCAAGTCGTAATGCCCCAGACCCCTACTACGCCGGTTTTGGGAATCTTGCTTCGCCTGCCGCGCAACTTGGTTTGTTTCCTCAACAGACTGGCAATACCCAAGTCGGAACTTTTGGCATGGCATGGCATGAAGTCTCGATAAAGAAATTGGGAACGACAGCCACTTGGAGTGTTGACGGAACTCTGATCGCCACCATTGACCTGACCACTGTCACACTTGGTGGTGATAACATTTTCTTCGGTCACTCCGATATTAACGCCACATCGTCCTCTGATGCGAATGACGCGGCATTGTTGTTCACGTTGATCGACAATGTCAATGTTGATGCCATCCCTGAACCAGCCTCTTTCGCCCTGCTGGGCTTGAGCCTGTTCGGTTTGGTTGCCGCAGGACGCAAACGCAGCTAA
- a CDS encoding Trm112 family protein — MIDPQLLEILRCPDDRSTLTLADTDLVEKVNQEILAGKLSNVGGQPVKKPIDGGILRAAGDLLYPIISGIPVMLHDEAIDVTQLA, encoded by the coding sequence TTGATCGATCCCCAACTACTTGAAATCCTTCGGTGCCCCGATGATCGCTCGACGCTCACACTTGCAGACACCGATTTGGTTGAGAAAGTGAATCAAGAGATACTCGCCGGTAAGCTTTCGAATGTTGGTGGTCAACCGGTGAAGAAGCCGATTGACGGGGGTATTCTGCGGGCTGCGGGCGACTTGCTATATCCCATTATCTCCGGCATCCCGGTGATGCTTCACGATGAAGCGATCGACGTCACTCAACTCGCATAA
- a CDS encoding PEP-CTERM sorting domain-containing protein, whose protein sequence is MKRTLSLLAAAFCVALLSDSASAQLFSDPMESGAGWGIVKPGGIGQADSSATFGYDYSADGIPEAPNSQGGDTATSGLKLTANDGDAGDIAAWLTLYPLGQSFTGKYQLRFDAWMNYSTFDTEQGGGAGTTEFLGGGIGYDGAADNVGLAGSGHQLIYTNEGGSGSDYRGFKGTLFIDGADMAAGSRNATCCGPTGQYESLFPDGSGVPPAVQGQTGVPNDNRPGSPGFQWFTHIISVDGNEVRHQLVNDSGLRRNILVYDTTVLDPGNVVPTDGNISIFYADFFSSISPSPAVTFGLVDNVIVSVPEPATFALLGVSLVGLVAAGRKRR, encoded by the coding sequence ATGAAACGAACCCTATCACTTCTAGCAGCTGCATTTTGTGTAGCCTTGCTGTCCGACTCGGCGTCGGCACAACTTTTTAGCGATCCCATGGAAAGTGGCGCTGGCTGGGGCATCGTTAAGCCTGGAGGAATTGGCCAGGCCGACAGCTCGGCAACGTTTGGCTATGACTATAGTGCAGATGGAATTCCCGAAGCACCGAATAGCCAAGGAGGCGATACTGCCACCTCAGGCCTCAAGCTTACTGCCAATGATGGCGATGCCGGTGACATTGCTGCTTGGTTGACCCTGTATCCCCTGGGGCAAAGCTTTACCGGAAAATATCAACTGCGGTTCGATGCCTGGATGAATTACTCTACGTTCGATACTGAGCAAGGTGGTGGCGCTGGTACCACGGAATTCTTGGGTGGGGGAATCGGATATGATGGGGCAGCTGATAATGTCGGTTTAGCCGGCTCGGGCCATCAGCTTATCTACACCAACGAAGGAGGATCCGGCAGCGATTATCGCGGCTTCAAAGGCACCCTGTTTATCGACGGTGCAGATATGGCCGCTGGTAGCCGCAATGCGACTTGCTGTGGTCCAACCGGCCAGTACGAATCCCTCTTCCCAGATGGTTCAGGCGTTCCTCCCGCCGTCCAGGGTCAAACGGGAGTTCCCAACGACAATCGACCTGGTTCCCCAGGTTTCCAGTGGTTCACCCACATTATTTCAGTCGACGGTAACGAAGTTCGCCATCAATTAGTGAACGACAGTGGTCTGCGGAGAAACATACTCGTCTACGATACGACGGTTCTTGATCCAGGGAACGTCGTACCTACCGACGGAAATATTTCGATTTTTTACGCGGACTTTTTTAGCTCGATTTCGCCTTCGCCTGCAGTGACTTTTGGCCTCGTTGATAACGTCATTGTCAGTGTCCCGGAGCCAGCCACGTTTGCCTTGCTGGGTGTTAGCTTGGTGGGTCTGGTAGCTGCTGGACGAAAGCGACGGTAA
- a CDS encoding helix-turn-helix transcriptional regulator — MKTQSLELRFTLTLDSTSTAHLTELFMAAIQVMRESEQRVPPTPIEPLPDPPKPSGEPESTSSNEPLIDARQVASFLNVSTRTVWRILSSGQIPHPVRIGRAVRWNCDEIRSWARAGCPSQDEWRHTKS; from the coding sequence ATGAAGACTCAATCTCTGGAGTTACGATTCACTCTAACGCTCGATTCAACTTCTACTGCTCACCTGACTGAGCTTTTCATGGCAGCCATCCAGGTGATGCGTGAATCCGAGCAGCGTGTACCACCGACACCAATAGAACCGCTGCCAGACCCACCAAAGCCGAGCGGCGAACCAGAATCGACGAGCAGCAATGAACCGCTTATCGATGCGAGGCAAGTTGCCTCATTTCTCAATGTGTCGACTAGGACCGTGTGGCGAATACTAAGTTCTGGACAAATCCCTCATCCCGTTCGAATCGGCAGGGCCGTGCGGTGGAATTGCGATGAAATCAGGTCATGGGCGAGAGCTGGTTGTCCTTCACAAGACGAGTGGCGTCACACGAAATCCTAG
- a CDS encoding histidine triad nucleotide-binding protein produces MEKTLFEKIADKEIPAEIVYEDDQCVAFRDVNPQAPTHVLVIPREPIPSLESLAETNAPLLGHLWMVIRDVARQEGIAQGGYRVVVNCGQDGGQTVDHLHFHVLGGRPLQWPPG; encoded by the coding sequence ATGGAAAAAACACTCTTTGAGAAAATCGCCGACAAGGAAATACCCGCCGAGATCGTTTACGAGGACGATCAATGTGTCGCCTTTCGCGATGTGAATCCTCAGGCCCCTACGCACGTGCTGGTAATCCCCCGCGAGCCGATCCCGTCGCTGGAAAGCCTCGCTGAAACCAATGCGCCCCTCTTGGGCCATCTGTGGATGGTGATCCGCGATGTTGCCCGGCAAGAAGGGATCGCGCAAGGGGGTTACCGCGTAGTTGTCAACTGTGGCCAAGATGGCGGCCAGACTGTCGACCACTTGCATTTTCATGTACTTGGTGGCCGACCTCTCCAATGGCCACCAGGGTAA
- a CDS encoding EF-hand domain-containing protein: protein MLKTLCLPILLVGCSGGPNSVQLPSFDPGDAGDRAMAIYDTDGDGFVAGEELENAPGLSAALKNLDTNTDGKVSAEEVAERIRTWQASQIGLMSFSCDVLLDGRPLESGTVTYDPEEFLGGAVQQAVGEIATGTAYPLIPKEKRPTPDTPPGIQAGIYKVRISRIENGKETIPAKYNTETTLGHEVSRDDPDIVNKRVIFKLKSK from the coding sequence ATGCTCAAAACCCTCTGTCTGCCAATTCTCCTTGTCGGATGTAGCGGTGGGCCGAACAGCGTTCAGCTTCCCTCTTTCGATCCGGGCGATGCTGGGGATCGGGCAATGGCTATATACGATACCGATGGCGATGGGTTTGTCGCTGGCGAGGAGCTAGAGAATGCCCCAGGGCTCAGTGCTGCGTTAAAGAACCTCGATACGAATACGGATGGAAAGGTTTCAGCCGAGGAAGTTGCAGAACGGATCCGCACATGGCAAGCTTCACAAATCGGCTTAATGAGCTTTTCTTGCGATGTCCTACTAGACGGCAGACCCCTCGAGAGTGGAACAGTTACCTACGATCCCGAGGAGTTTCTCGGTGGTGCGGTTCAGCAAGCGGTCGGCGAGATTGCGACGGGAACGGCCTACCCGCTGATCCCAAAGGAGAAAAGGCCTACTCCGGATACGCCGCCGGGTATTCAAGCGGGCATCTACAAGGTTCGGATTTCACGAATTGAGAACGGAAAAGAAACGATACCGGCCAAATACAATACCGAGACCACACTAGGACATGAAGTATCGCGTGATGATCCAGACATTGTCAACAAGCGAGTCATCTTCAAGTTAAAGAGCAAGTAG